The following coding sequences lie in one Lolium perenne isolate Kyuss_39 chromosome 2, Kyuss_2.0, whole genome shotgun sequence genomic window:
- the LOC127334330 gene encoding uncharacterized protein, with protein sequence MVLLALLKELHSAHELYRKSYQLSQQVTKEDYPPSRLEEKRLLKRHEELDWSFRPDYCEIADLEDYQRLVPRNYGGYEYVKWDEYHTDFHSYEIEQEYIKYCEKMSKELKWMEAYVPNKSPSLKWGRIVTRGTYQAIKIATGFSKITPDLAFSGFYEWLDSMTFDVCYCNEFDGVYYEIWQRYTNEKKFGDALDEVYKLNRFPLRQDIMRCALEDDKFCSDFEEEFFACTTCLKEFTEDKANVTEEKARELITEALRKEKPKFYEEYCRKKINIARAIGLVSS encoded by the exons ATGGTGCTTCTGGCTCTT CTCAAGGAGCTTCACTCTGCACATGAGTTGTACCGCAAGTCTTACCAG TTGTCACAACAAGTGACTAAAGAGGATTACCCCCCTAGCCGTCTCGAGGAGAAGAGGCTTTTAAAGCGCCACGAGGAATTAGATTGGTCTTTCCGCCCTGATTACTGCGAAATTGCTGACCTGGAGGACTACCAACGGCTCGTCCCTCGAAATTAT GGTGGTTATGAGTATGTAAAATGGGATGAGTACCACACGGATTTTCATAGCTATGAGATTGAACAAGAATATATCAAATATTGTGAAAAAATGTCAAAGGAACTTAAG TGGATGGAAGCTTATGTGCCAAACAAGTCTCCATCTCTCAAG TGGGGAAGAATTGTGACAAGAGGAACTTACCAAGCAATCAAGATCGCTACTGGCTTCTCCAAGATAACTCCTGATTTAGCCTTTTCTGGCTTCTAC GAGTGGTTAGATAGCATGACATTTGATGTTTGTTACTGCAACGAGTTCGATGGTGTCTACTACGAGATTTGGCAGCGGTACACCAATGAG AAGAAATTCGGAGATGCTTTGGATGAAGTCTATAAACTTAATAGGTTCCCGTTACGCCAAGACATAATGAGATGTGCACTGGAGGATGACAAGTTCTGCTCCGACTTCGAAGAGGAG TTTTTTGCTTGCACAACTTGCCTCAAAGAA TTTACAGAGGATAAAGCCAATGTTACAGAGGAAAAAGCCAGGGAGTTGATTACAGAGGCACTTAGAAAGGAG AAACCAAAGTTCTATGAGGAGTATTGTAGAAAGAAGATCAACATTGCCCGAGCCATTGGGTTAGTGTCAAGTTAG